A window from Oligoflexus sp. encodes these proteins:
- a CDS encoding methyl-accepting chemotaxis protein — translation MDAWHRLKTPALSVSLFLQATAVFIVIHVSGQEDGFASFRWELLTCLLLSMICLSVLLVRRERDDGVYHNLKKGLHELENRLLHQQQEPGPGLVQRVTDSIKILGERSKNIYDSLISGHDEMQKINSRLGRVLDQSRECGQLAAHSKLDWKKTRLSDPLAQVRQNLDNLLDLSKNLGSTNASTLRLIHESLQSDSILRDKIVRAQEHLERIHYSAHHGSKIHDAIFSVLSETRDNISGAHTSVSSLMQKWDHLVGLTEQIDEVARQINAQSVAVSIEVVRGQAHPTVTDLFPFGSELRVLAAQFHTFAHHIKEAIQGGREELQKTAQYLSQAASKADHVFIPVNQCGEYLRNGVAAVKYSASELTLLQMEVNIHMNKLQETYNVGVATADIVSSMDRSLLNHSNFSKKVLEETSQSAMHSERIATLLAKQFHELNHCQKILGHSVPLLSESLRFATELKHTVAALEMCVEKTPTAKADETVMMESKKTGEVQVTCWKISST, via the coding sequence ATGGACGCATGGCATCGACTCAAGACTCCGGCTCTTTCCGTGTCCCTGTTTTTGCAGGCCACGGCGGTTTTTATTGTCATTCATGTCTCAGGTCAAGAGGATGGCTTCGCGTCCTTTCGCTGGGAGCTTCTGACCTGCCTTCTGCTTTCCATGATATGTTTGAGCGTGCTGCTCGTGCGCCGCGAGCGTGACGACGGCGTCTACCATAATCTTAAAAAAGGCCTGCATGAGCTGGAAAACCGGCTTCTTCATCAGCAGCAGGAGCCTGGCCCGGGCCTTGTGCAGCGCGTCACCGACTCAATAAAAATATTGGGTGAACGCAGCAAAAATATTTACGATAGCCTTATCAGCGGCCATGATGAAATGCAGAAGATCAACAGTCGCCTGGGCCGTGTTCTGGACCAAAGCCGGGAATGCGGACAGCTGGCGGCACACTCCAAGCTGGACTGGAAGAAGACGAGGCTTTCCGACCCCCTCGCTCAGGTCAGGCAGAATTTGGATAATCTTCTCGATTTATCCAAAAACCTGGGCAGCACCAATGCCTCAACGCTCCGTCTGATCCATGAATCCCTTCAAAGCGACAGCATCCTGCGCGATAAGATCGTCCGCGCCCAGGAGCACCTGGAACGCATTCATTATAGCGCCCACCATGGCAGCAAGATTCATGATGCAATTTTTTCCGTCCTGAGTGAAACCCGGGACAACATTTCGGGAGCCCACACTTCGGTCAGCTCTTTGATGCAGAAGTGGGACCATCTCGTGGGCCTGACCGAACAGATAGATGAGGTGGCGAGGCAGATCAATGCGCAGTCGGTCGCGGTCTCGATCGAGGTCGTGCGGGGGCAGGCGCATCCGACGGTCACGGATCTTTTTCCCTTTGGCAGTGAACTTAGGGTCCTGGCCGCACAGTTTCATACCTTTGCCCATCACATCAAGGAAGCCATCCAGGGTGGACGGGAGGAACTGCAAAAGACTGCGCAGTACCTTTCTCAGGCGGCGTCGAAAGCGGATCACGTTTTCATTCCCGTCAATCAATGCGGTGAATACCTCCGCAACGGTGTGGCGGCCGTGAAGTATTCCGCATCCGAGCTGACCCTTCTGCAGATGGAAGTCAATATCCATATGAACAAGCTGCAGGAGACCTATAACGTGGGCGTTGCCACCGCCGACATTGTCAGCAGCATGGATCGTTCGCTCCTGAATCACAGTAATTTCAGCAAGAAAGTTCTGGAGGAAACCAGCCAGAGCGCAATGCATTCCGAAAGGATAGCCACGCTTCTGGCCAAGCAGTTTCACGAACTGAATCATTGCCAGAAGATTCTGGGGCATAGCGTGCCCCTGCTCAGTGAGTCCCTGCGCTTTGCCACCGAACTGAAGCACACCGTGGCCGCTTTGGAGATGTGCGTGGAAAAAACCCCGACGGCGAAAGCGGACGAGACGGTGATGATGGAGTCGAAAAAAACCGGCGAGGTGCAGGTGACTTGCTGGAAAATTTCAAGTACATAG
- a CDS encoding SCE4755 family polysaccharide monooxygenase-like protein — MNTKHLLALSASANLFLATVSFAHARLSVTTATGGVPRLVPRNSSDGNKGDAASPCGATTRGTNPVVLTVGETVTADFEETIGHTGTFQLNFSPMGQVNFTTLVPAQTDDNTAVGATPNKGRFQFTVPNTPCTDCTIQFVQDMSGTLNYKSCVDVIITPANAPAPAAPAGFAVTK, encoded by the coding sequence TTGAATACGAAGCATCTGCTTGCACTCTCTGCAAGCGCTAATCTTTTCTTAGCAACTGTGAGTTTCGCGCATGCGCGTCTCAGCGTGACAACTGCTACCGGTGGTGTTCCGCGACTCGTTCCACGAAACTCCAGTGATGGCAACAAAGGCGACGCCGCATCACCTTGCGGCGCCACGACCCGGGGTACGAATCCTGTCGTTCTCACGGTCGGTGAGACGGTGACTGCCGATTTTGAAGAAACGATTGGCCACACCGGTACCTTTCAGCTGAATTTTTCTCCTATGGGCCAGGTGAACTTTACAACTCTGGTCCCCGCGCAAACAGATGACAACACGGCCGTGGGAGCAACCCCCAACAAGGGCCGCTTCCAGTTCACAGTTCCCAATACTCCCTGCACCGACTGCACGATCCAATTCGTTCAGGACATGAGCGGGACCCTGAATTACAAGTCCTGCGTCGACGTCATCATCACACCAGCCAACGCCCCAGCCCCAGCAGCGCCAGCCGGCTTTGCTGTGACGAAATAA
- a CDS encoding response regulator, producing the protein MRKDNADKLACLVVDDNYEIFVLIEAAVGDAYDCEYAPDAFTAHQLLLTRHFDIMLCDIRMPHMDGFDLMEQLKQKMITIPVIFVSGAVNPDNVRRAFQLGAANIIAKPIPLQELRDKMKVAVDLHDRLIEESYGSDQEMGYVYNLLKTYYYDTQEILHQIQLYHIPISVVKEELDKKQRLGKCFLDDPESIRFLAKAA; encoded by the coding sequence ATGCGTAAGGATAATGCTGACAAACTAGCCTGTCTGGTCGTGGATGACAACTACGAGATTTTCGTTTTGATCGAGGCCGCTGTGGGTGATGCCTACGACTGCGAATATGCACCCGATGCCTTCACAGCGCATCAGCTGCTGCTGACTCGTCACTTCGATATCATGCTCTGCGACATCCGCATGCCCCACATGGATGGTTTCGATCTGATGGAGCAGTTGAAACAGAAGATGATCACCATTCCCGTGATCTTCGTTTCGGGGGCCGTGAATCCCGACAACGTCCGTCGCGCCTTCCAACTCGGAGCTGCGAACATCATCGCCAAGCCCATTCCTTTGCAGGAGCTTCGGGACAAGATGAAGGTGGCGGTGGATTTGCATGACAGGCTGATCGAGGAAAGCTACGGCAGCGATCAGGAGATGGGCTATGTCTATAACCTCCTGAAGACCTATTACTATGATACCCAGGAGATCCTGCATCAGATCCAGCTCTACCATATTCCGATTTCGGTGGTGAAAGAGGAGCTGGATAAAAAGCAGAGGCTGGGAAAATGCTTTCTGGACGACCCGGAAAGCATTCGGTTCCTGGCAAAGGCGGCGTGA
- the ung gene encoding uracil-DNA glycosylase, translating into MRNETIQMHPSWKKVLEPEFQQEYMLKLKDFLKKEIAQGKIIYPKGSDYFHALNSTPFDKVRVVILGQDPYHGPDQAHGLSFSVKPGVPIPPSLVNIFKELKSDLGVPASHHGYLQAWAEQGVLLLNTVLTVEQGQAASHQNKGWEHFTDRIIQLLNEKREGLVFLLWGAHAQKKGRSIDREKHLVIETAHPSPLSAHRGFFGSRPFSKINEYLKSRGEPPIHWQLPQNLNA; encoded by the coding sequence ATGCGTAACGAAACCATTCAAATGCATCCAAGCTGGAAGAAGGTGCTGGAGCCCGAATTCCAACAGGAATATATGCTGAAGCTGAAAGACTTTCTCAAAAAGGAAATCGCGCAGGGCAAAATCATCTATCCGAAAGGATCGGATTACTTTCATGCCTTGAACTCCACGCCTTTTGACAAAGTTCGCGTCGTGATCCTGGGCCAGGATCCCTATCACGGCCCGGATCAGGCGCACGGTCTCAGTTTTTCCGTGAAACCAGGCGTGCCGATCCCCCCTTCGCTCGTGAATATCTTCAAGGAATTGAAATCCGACCTGGGCGTACCCGCCTCGCATCACGGCTATCTGCAGGCCTGGGCGGAACAGGGCGTCCTGCTATTGAACACCGTTCTGACCGTCGAGCAGGGCCAGGCCGCGTCGCATCAGAATAAAGGCTGGGAACACTTCACCGACCGCATCATTCAGCTTTTGAATGAAAAACGGGAAGGCCTGGTTTTTTTGCTATGGGGCGCCCATGCGCAAAAGAAGGGACGCAGCATCGACCGCGAGAAGCATCTCGTTATCGAGACCGCGCATCCTTCGCCGCTTTCCGCGCATCGCGGTTTTTTCGGCAGTCGGCCTTTCTCGAAAATCAATGAATATCTGAAATCGCGCGGGGAACCGCCGATCCATTGGCAGCTGCCGCAAAATTTGAACGCATAG
- a CDS encoding VC0807 family protein yields the protein MDKKNAQENPLISLVFNIAIPSVILSKFSTVERLGPVKGLLLALAFPIAYSIWDFAKRRHISFISGLGFISILLTGVFTLVQLPVEWIAVKEAAVPSLIGIAIIVSMRTQSPLVKKLLYNDAIINVDLVESRLQSTHHKESFERLMVQSSYLLAGSFLISAILNFVLARVLLTSPTGTPEFNEQLGKMNALSWPVIVVPSMAIMMFALYRLMKGIKDLTGLEAEEVLKAHEKQAARK from the coding sequence ATGGACAAGAAGAATGCTCAGGAAAACCCCTTAATCAGCCTTGTATTCAACATCGCGATCCCGTCCGTGATCTTGAGCAAGTTCAGCACCGTGGAACGCCTCGGTCCGGTCAAAGGCCTGCTGCTGGCCCTGGCCTTCCCCATCGCCTACAGCATCTGGGATTTCGCGAAGAGGCGTCACATTAGCTTTATCTCGGGCCTGGGATTTATCAGCATCCTTCTCACCGGAGTTTTTACGCTGGTGCAACTGCCGGTGGAATGGATCGCCGTCAAGGAAGCCGCTGTACCCAGCCTGATCGGGATCGCCATCATCGTGTCGATGCGCACACAAAGTCCTCTGGTCAAAAAACTTCTCTATAACGACGCTATTATTAATGTCGATCTGGTGGAATCGCGTCTGCAGTCAACCCATCATAAAGAGTCGTTTGAACGCCTTATGGTGCAGTCCTCGTATCTTCTGGCTGGTTCCTTTCTCATTTCCGCCATACTCAACTTTGTCCTGGCGCGCGTGCTCCTGACAAGCCCGACGGGTACACCCGAATTCAACGAACAGCTTGGAAAAATGAACGCTCTGAGTTGGCCGGTCATCGTCGTCCCATCCATGGCCATCATGATGTTCGCGCTCTATCGGCTGATGAAAGGCATCAAAGACCTCACAGGCCTCGAAGCCGAGGAAGTCCTGAAGGCCCACGAAAAACAGGCCGCGCGTAAGTGA
- a CDS encoding ribonucleoside-diphosphate reductase subunit alpha produces the protein MSLHTPSSTATAPADANLGLRRERSIFIRKRNGDREPLNTTKLRDSIASLCHGLHEVDADRILEKVVNGLYDGATSEEIDKLVMHTTAMLIADEPEYSRLAARQLHQFVLDEVAKLKVRSFSESIQHGYDVGLLAENTYNFVMEHREQLDLAIDHRRSELFEYFGIRTVYDRYLLKDPEKRWVFETPQYFFLRVACGLSLTVKEAIEFYDLISSFAYMPSTPTLFNSGTRRPQMSSCYLLDSPDDSLESIYDKYKDVAMLSKFAGGIGLAYHRVRAQGSLIRGTNGKSNGIIPFLKTLDSSVSAVNQGGKRKGAACIYLETWHADILDFLQLRDNTGDEQRRTHNLNLANWIPDLFMKRVESDGQWSLFDPAEVPHFTDLFGDAFEEAYLSAEREGMAKARIPARELYAAMMKSLAQTGNGWMTFKDASNKKCNQTGKNPANVVHLSNLCTEIIEITSKDETAVCNLGSINLANYVEDKTINYAKLRENARVAVKYLDRVIDINFYPIAPAAASNHKWRPVGLGLMGLQDAFFKLQLPFDSEAAREISRRVQEEIYFAALEESCALAKEFGPHPSYEDTRAADGVLQFDLWNVTPTDPARWQALREKIKTYGLRNSLLIAIAPTATIASICGAYECIEPQVSNLFKRETLSGEFIQINTYLVKALKELDLWNESIRNKIKVAEGSIQGIDEIPESIRAVYRTAWEIPQKSLVDMAAERGAYIDQSQSLNLFSESPTIGKLSSMYNYAWKKGLKTTYYLRSRPATKINKTTVQTQAPTAVAAIACSLENPEACEACT, from the coding sequence ATGAGTCTTCACACGCCCAGCAGCACAGCCACTGCCCCCGCAGATGCCAACCTTGGCCTGCGCCGTGAACGTTCCATTTTCATTCGGAAAAGGAATGGCGACAGGGAGCCGCTGAACACCACGAAACTCCGCGACTCCATCGCCTCGCTCTGTCATGGTCTCCATGAAGTGGATGCGGATCGGATCCTGGAAAAAGTGGTGAATGGACTCTACGACGGTGCCACGAGCGAAGAGATTGATAAACTTGTCATGCACACGACGGCCATGCTGATCGCCGACGAACCGGAATATTCGCGCCTGGCTGCACGTCAGCTGCATCAGTTCGTTCTGGATGAAGTGGCCAAGCTGAAAGTCCGCAGCTTCTCGGAATCCATTCAGCACGGCTATGACGTCGGCCTGCTTGCAGAGAATACCTACAATTTCGTGATGGAACATCGTGAGCAGCTCGACCTTGCGATCGACCACCGCCGTTCCGAGCTTTTTGAATACTTCGGTATTCGCACCGTCTATGACCGCTATCTTCTGAAAGACCCGGAAAAACGCTGGGTTTTCGAAACGCCGCAGTATTTCTTCCTGCGCGTCGCCTGCGGCCTGTCCTTGACTGTGAAGGAAGCGATCGAATTCTACGACCTGATCTCGTCGTTCGCCTACATGCCCAGCACGCCGACTCTTTTCAACTCCGGCACGCGTCGTCCGCAGATGAGCTCCTGCTATCTGCTCGATTCGCCTGATGATAGTCTGGAATCCATCTATGATAAGTACAAAGATGTCGCCATGCTCTCGAAATTCGCCGGCGGCATCGGCCTCGCCTATCACCGGGTTCGCGCCCAGGGTTCTTTGATCCGCGGAACCAACGGCAAAAGCAATGGCATCATCCCTTTCCTGAAAACTCTCGACTCGTCCGTCTCGGCGGTGAATCAGGGCGGCAAGCGCAAAGGCGCGGCCTGTATTTACTTGGAAACATGGCACGCCGATATTTTGGATTTCCTGCAGCTTCGTGACAACACGGGCGACGAGCAGCGCCGCACGCACAACCTGAACCTCGCCAACTGGATTCCTGATCTTTTCATGAAGCGCGTGGAAAGCGACGGCCAGTGGTCGCTCTTCGATCCAGCAGAGGTGCCGCATTTCACCGACCTCTTCGGTGACGCCTTTGAGGAAGCGTATCTTTCTGCAGAACGCGAAGGCATGGCCAAGGCCCGTATTCCTGCCCGTGAACTTTATGCCGCGATGATGAAATCGCTCGCGCAGACCGGTAACGGCTGGATGACCTTCAAGGACGCCAGCAACAAAAAGTGCAATCAGACCGGCAAAAATCCGGCCAACGTTGTGCACCTGTCGAACCTCTGTACAGAAATCATCGAAATCACGTCGAAAGATGAGACCGCCGTCTGTAACCTGGGTTCGATCAACCTTGCGAATTACGTCGAAGACAAAACAATCAATTATGCCAAGCTGCGTGAAAATGCCCGCGTGGCCGTGAAGTACCTGGATCGCGTGATCGATATCAACTTCTATCCGATCGCTCCCGCGGCCGCCTCGAACCATAAATGGCGTCCGGTTGGCCTCGGTCTGATGGGTCTGCAGGATGCCTTCTTTAAGCTCCAGCTGCCCTTCGACAGCGAAGCCGCGCGTGAAATCTCGCGCCGCGTCCAGGAAGAGATTTACTTCGCTGCCCTGGAAGAATCCTGCGCTCTGGCCAAGGAATTCGGTCCGCATCCTTCGTATGAGGACACCCGAGCCGCAGACGGTGTGCTGCAATTCGACCTTTGGAACGTCACCCCTACGGATCCAGCCCGCTGGCAGGCCCTGCGTGAGAAAATCAAGACCTACGGCCTGCGCAACTCGCTGCTGATCGCGATCGCGCCCACAGCGACCATCGCCTCCATCTGCGGCGCCTATGAGTGCATCGAGCCTCAGGTTTCGAACCTCTTCAAACGCGAGACCCTGTCGGGTGAATTCATCCAGATCAATACCTATCTGGTGAAGGCTCTGAAGGAACTCGACCTTTGGAATGAGTCGATTCGTAACAAGATCAAGGTGGCCGAGGGTTCGATCCAGGGTATCGACGAGATTCCCGAAAGCATCCGCGCCGTCTACCGCACAGCCTGGGAAATTCCGCAGAAATCGCTGGTTGACATGGCTGCCGAGCGCGGAGCGTACATTGACCAGAGTCAATCGCTCAACCTCTTCAGCGAGAGCCCGACGATCGGAAAACTGTCCTCGATGTACAATTATGCCTGGAAAAAAGGTCTGAAGACGACGTATTATCTGCGTTCAAGACCAGCAACCAAGATCAATAAAACCACAGTGCAGACGCAAGCGCCCACTGCCGTCGCTGCGATTGCCTGTTCCCTTGAAAACCCAGAAGCCTGCGAAGCCTGTACGTGA
- a CDS encoding ribonucleotide-diphosphate reductase subunit beta, which yields MLLSPGMDLTLRPMKYPLFFEMYKDAIKNTWTVEEVDFTTDVGDLRDKLSDAEKHLIKRLVAFFATGDSIVSNNLVLNLYKHINSPEARMYLSRQLYEEALHVQFYLTLLDTYLPNDEERVAAFSAIENIPSIRRKGEFCFRWIDSINDLQSLQTAADRKKFLLNLICFAACIEGLFFFAAFAYVYFLRSKGLLHGLASGTNWVFRDESCHMNFAFTVIDTVRREEPDLFDDELRRDITRMIDEAVECEMAFAEDVLGFGIAGLSEKDMRSYLEYVADQRLVTLGIAPVYMSKNPFDFMELQDVQELTNFFERRVSAYQVGVTGEVSFNEDF from the coding sequence ATGCTGTTAAGTCCTGGGATGGATTTGACCCTGAGACCGATGAAGTATCCTTTGTTTTTTGAAATGTATAAGGATGCCATCAAAAACACCTGGACCGTTGAGGAAGTCGACTTCACAACGGACGTGGGTGACCTGAGGGACAAGCTGTCTGATGCCGAGAAACATTTGATCAAGCGCCTTGTGGCCTTTTTCGCCACCGGGGATTCGATTGTATCAAACAATCTCGTCTTGAATCTTTACAAGCATATCAATTCACCCGAAGCGCGCATGTATCTGTCGCGTCAGCTTTATGAAGAAGCACTGCATGTGCAATTCTATCTGACGCTGCTCGATACCTATCTGCCGAATGACGAGGAACGCGTCGCCGCTTTTTCGGCGATTGAGAACATCCCTTCGATTCGGCGCAAGGGCGAATTCTGCTTCCGTTGGATCGATTCGATCAACGATCTGCAGAGCCTGCAAACCGCAGCGGATCGGAAGAAATTCCTTCTGAATCTGATCTGCTTTGCGGCCTGTATCGAAGGTCTGTTCTTCTTCGCGGCCTTTGCCTATGTCTACTTCCTGCGGTCCAAGGGCCTTTTGCATGGCCTCGCTTCGGGAACGAACTGGGTCTTCCGCGATGAAAGCTGTCACATGAACTTCGCCTTCACGGTCATCGACACCGTCCGCCGTGAAGAACCCGATCTTTTTGATGACGAGCTGCGCCGCGACATTACCCGTATGATCGACGAAGCCGTGGAATGCGAAATGGCCTTTGCAGAAGACGTCCTGGGCTTCGGCATTGCCGGACTTTCGGAAAAGGATATGCGCTCGTATCTTGAATACGTCGCCGATCAGCGTCTCGTAACCCTGGGCATCGCGCCTGTTTATATGTCCAAGAACCCTTTTGATTTCATGGAACTGCAGGACGTGCAGGAACTGACCAATTTCTTTGAACGCCGTGTCTCCGCCTACCAGGTCGGTGTCACGGGCGAGGTCAGCTTTAACGAAGACTTCTAA
- a CDS encoding DUF805 domain-containing protein produces the protein MQGAFSQRISRSVYLKATLFVWALLGFLGVGYATVGSRNPLPTLLFLLISTGISLWHLSLAAGRFRDLNIPGYRALWLLVPLANIYFMGLLLLSKGSQEPNPYGPPPLDSGSEFTAPLVTALLLLGLSLGLRYFNTVEKITRQVPTAYTMSEIGLQKRLKETPCHAQSAYNLAQAYLQSRHYQDVLDLEQKFQAQCPDKVVQLNWAAFDAAKRLDDFPRAEKIISDLIEAHPEDADYFAWRGMLYETRGDLAKAAKDFESVLRLKPKMQSIPLNLRDAYRQLNQPCQALKVQKRYSALYSDVAQDPGVQELTGKLEAECKAAGKSS, from the coding sequence ATGCAAGGAGCGTTTTCCCAGAGAATTTCCCGCAGCGTTTATCTGAAAGCTACACTCTTTGTCTGGGCGTTGCTCGGATTTCTTGGCGTAGGCTATGCCACTGTGGGAAGTCGCAATCCCCTCCCTACTCTGCTTTTCCTGCTTATTTCCACGGGTATTAGTCTTTGGCATCTGAGTCTGGCCGCTGGACGGTTCCGCGACCTCAATATCCCGGGATACCGGGCTTTGTGGCTCCTGGTGCCCCTTGCGAACATTTATTTCATGGGGCTGCTGCTCCTTTCGAAAGGCAGTCAGGAGCCCAATCCCTATGGGCCTCCGCCCCTTGATTCCGGCTCCGAATTTACGGCTCCGCTCGTCACGGCGCTGCTCCTTTTGGGCCTCAGCCTTGGACTTCGTTACTTCAATACAGTGGAAAAGATCACGCGCCAGGTGCCAACGGCCTATACCATGTCCGAGATCGGGCTGCAAAAACGCCTGAAGGAAACACCCTGCCATGCGCAGTCAGCCTATAACCTTGCTCAAGCCTATCTCCAATCCCGGCATTATCAGGACGTCCTGGATCTGGAACAAAAGTTCCAAGCGCAATGTCCGGATAAGGTCGTGCAACTGAACTGGGCAGCTTTTGATGCCGCCAAGAGATTGGATGATTTTCCTCGGGCTGAAAAAATTATCAGCGATCTGATCGAAGCCCATCCTGAGGATGCCGACTACTTTGCCTGGAGGGGCATGCTCTATGAGACTCGCGGGGATCTGGCCAAGGCGGCGAAAGATTTTGAAAGCGTTCTGCGTCTCAAGCCCAAAATGCAAAGCATTCCGCTGAATCTTAGGGATGCCTATCGTCAGCTGAATCAGCCCTGTCAAGCTCTGAAAGTGCAAAAACGCTATTCGGCTCTTTATAGTGATGTGGCTCAGGATCCTGGAGTCCAGGAATTGACCGGAAAACTGGAGGCCGAATGCAAGGCGGCTGGAAAAAGCAGCTGA
- the rfaE2 gene encoding D-glycero-beta-D-manno-heptose 1-phosphate adenylyltransferase, whose product MWTKPKLAWDQKSVRVAVIGDLILDEYLDGVVNRISPEAPVPVHLVRKTSITAGGAANVARNIQLAGGEAMMVGVCGNDGAADQLRQLLKADSVDVKGVFTDPERPTVRKTRITANHQQLVRVDWEEVKSIPQWMQDDLYQYVEKQNFDVMLLSDYGKGGLPREFLQRLIKLARQRQVPVVIDPKGKDYSQYAGATLVTPNRKEACDALSLDSSAQIPAHELAEQLYKNYQIENILVTLGAEGMLGLAGKTHEKQHLPAVTREVFDVSGAGDTVVSIMALGLGAKLSLFEAMRLANTAAGRVVEKWGTQPILRHELIEALEREETQHHFGFTQTTNKIMDSRDVKAAIGPIGKRAQKVVFTNGCFDILHAGHISYLEEARSRGHLLVIGVNTDRSVRELKGASRPIISCDQRMRLLAALQCVDFVVPFDEDTPARLIAEIMPDVLVKGADYEVHQIVGADVVQANGGTVERIPFVEGLSTSDIVRRVKENKGVGLDA is encoded by the coding sequence ATGTGGACAAAACCTAAACTTGCCTGGGATCAGAAATCAGTGCGCGTGGCCGTGATCGGCGACCTCATACTGGACGAATATTTGGATGGCGTCGTCAATCGCATATCGCCGGAAGCGCCTGTCCCAGTGCATCTTGTGCGCAAGACTTCCATCACGGCAGGCGGTGCTGCGAACGTGGCCCGGAATATTCAGCTGGCCGGCGGGGAAGCCATGATGGTCGGGGTCTGTGGGAATGATGGAGCCGCGGATCAACTGCGGCAGCTCTTGAAAGCGGATAGCGTGGATGTGAAAGGTGTCTTCACCGATCCCGAGCGTCCGACTGTCCGCAAAACGCGCATCACCGCCAATCATCAGCAGCTGGTGCGCGTGGACTGGGAAGAAGTGAAGTCCATCCCGCAGTGGATGCAGGATGATCTTTATCAATATGTGGAAAAGCAAAATTTCGATGTGATGCTGCTCAGTGATTATGGTAAAGGCGGCCTGCCTCGTGAATTTCTGCAGCGATTGATTAAACTTGCCCGTCAGCGTCAAGTTCCCGTCGTCATAGATCCCAAGGGCAAGGACTATAGCCAGTATGCAGGCGCCACGCTGGTGACGCCCAATCGCAAGGAAGCCTGTGATGCCCTGAGTCTTGACAGCAGCGCCCAGATTCCGGCTCATGAATTGGCTGAGCAGCTCTATAAGAACTATCAGATTGAAAATATCCTCGTCACCCTGGGCGCCGAAGGGATGCTCGGACTGGCAGGCAAAACCCATGAGAAGCAGCATCTTCCCGCTGTGACGCGCGAGGTTTTCGATGTCTCGGGCGCCGGTGATACTGTGGTTTCGATCATGGCTCTGGGCCTGGGTGCGAAACTTTCCCTTTTTGAAGCCATGCGCCTCGCCAATACCGCCGCCGGCCGCGTCGTGGAAAAGTGGGGCACGCAGCCTATCCTTCGGCATGAGCTGATCGAGGCTCTGGAGCGCGAGGAAACCCAGCATCATTTTGGATTCACCCAAACCACGAATAAGATCATGGACAGCCGCGATGTGAAGGCCGCGATTGGTCCCATTGGCAAGCGGGCCCAGAAGGTCGTCTTCACCAACGGCTGCTTTGATATCCTGCATGCCGGGCACATTTCCTATCTGGAAGAGGCGCGTTCGCGTGGTCACTTGCTCGTGATCGGTGTGAATACCGACCGATCCGTGCGGGAACTCAAAGGCGCCAGCCGGCCGATCATTTCCTGTGATCAGCGCATGCGTCTGCTCGCGGCGCTCCAGTGCGTGGATTTCGTCGTGCCCTTCGATGAAGATACTCCGGCCCGCTTGATCGCGGAGATCATGCCGGATGTTTTGGTGAAAGGTGCTGACTACGAAGTGCATCAGATCGTAGGCGCGGATGTCGTGCAGGCGAACGGTGGAACGGTGGAACGCATTCCTTTTGTGGAAGGTCTGTCGACCAGCGATATCGTGCGTCGGGTGAAGGAGAACAAGGGCGTGGGGCTGGATGCTTAG